The Aulosira sp. FACHB-615 genome includes a window with the following:
- a CDS encoding TetR/AcrR family transcriptional regulator: MSNEKIDAILAGAMQEFLKNGYAATTMDKVAAAAGVSKTTIYSYFRDKETLFAALVEQLARKKILPLFNYQDPQFYQDDPQILLRRLAINVLDKGTSEQEALNFVRLIIGESGRFPSLAQIFLKHIEKPGFDSLSEYFTAHPELQLPDPLVAARIFIGALVHFMILQYMLHGQEIVPMERDRLIDNLVKLITINLTPKTELADKYTGTRQKTPRRKRTSSGKFQTDYKSETKQLRSIRLTDTAWEKLAELAAENNLTRSEMIEIFARQEDLKGGAQEGKNPEVNRQD, from the coding sequence ATGAGCAATGAAAAAATTGATGCTATTCTCGCTGGAGCAATGCAAGAGTTTCTCAAAAACGGCTATGCAGCGACAACAATGGATAAAGTTGCAGCCGCAGCAGGAGTATCAAAAACAACTATCTACAGCTACTTTCGAGATAAAGAAACTTTATTTGCAGCCCTTGTAGAGCAATTAGCACGGAAAAAAATTCTGCCACTATTTAACTATCAAGACCCGCAATTTTACCAAGACGACCCACAAATTTTGTTGCGGCGTTTAGCCATCAATGTCTTAGATAAAGGGACTAGTGAACAAGAAGCTCTAAACTTCGTGAGATTAATTATTGGAGAATCTGGGCGATTTCCTTCCTTAGCGCAAATTTTCCTCAAACATATCGAAAAACCCGGTTTCGATTCGCTGAGTGAATATTTTACCGCCCATCCAGAACTGCAATTACCTGATCCTTTAGTAGCTGCACGTATATTTATTGGTGCATTAGTACATTTTATGATTCTTCAGTATATGCTACATGGTCAAGAAATTGTGCCAATGGAGCGCGATCGCCTAATTGATAACTTAGTTAAATTAATCACCATTAACCTAACGCCTAAAACTGAACTCGCAGATAAATATACTGGTACAAGACAGAAAACACCAAGACGTAAACGTACATCCTCCGGCAAATTTCAAACAGATTACAAATCAGAAACTAAACAGTTAAGGTCAATTCGACTCACAGATACAGCCTGGGAAAAACTCGCAGAATTAGCTGCGGAAAATAACCTTACCCGTAGTGAAATGATTGAAATCTTTGCCCGTCAAGAAGACTTGAAAGGCGGGGCGCAAGAGGGTAAAAATCCAGAGGTAAATAGACAGGATTAA
- a CDS encoding HlyD family efflux transporter periplasmic adaptor subunit, producing MSNAAAKDSAYFKPNSRQLIILAAALGIAIAGYKFWQVQSTPTQNTATTEVSLPQIKTVTALGRLEPKGEIIKLSAPAASQTSRVEKLLVKEGDTVKAGQLIAILDNRDRLQAAWQEAQEAVKVARINLAKVQAGAKQGEITAQTAEVARLQAQSLGQETEQRQTIARLEAQWQGDTTAQQATIKRLAAELKNAEAEFGRYQQLYSEGAISLSTFDSKRLSVDTITQQLSEAKANLNRIDSTGSKQISEAKAVLARITATGSQQVQSAAGSLNSIAEVRPVDVQAAKAEIERAIAAASQAKANLEQAYVRSPQDGVVFDIHTRSGELVSSDGIVEIGQTNQMYAVVEVYQSDVSKIRPQQKVQISSNSLPGELSGTVDWIGWKVQRQNVINTDPSENIDSRVVEVHVQLDEASSSKAAKFTNLQVKAVIEL from the coding sequence GTGAGTAATGCCGCAGCAAAAGATTCCGCATACTTTAAGCCTAACTCTCGCCAACTGATCATTTTGGCAGCTGCTTTAGGTATTGCGATCGCAGGTTATAAATTTTGGCAAGTGCAATCAACGCCCACTCAGAATACAGCCACAACTGAGGTGAGTTTACCGCAAATTAAGACGGTGACAGCGTTAGGGAGACTAGAACCCAAGGGAGAGATCATTAAACTTTCGGCTCCTGCGGCTAGTCAAACTAGTCGAGTTGAGAAACTGTTGGTAAAAGAAGGCGATACAGTCAAAGCTGGGCAATTAATTGCCATTTTAGATAACCGCGATCGCCTCCAGGCAGCTTGGCAAGAAGCTCAAGAAGCTGTAAAAGTAGCCAGGATAAATTTAGCGAAGGTGCAAGCGGGTGCGAAACAAGGCGAAATTACTGCCCAAACAGCCGAAGTTGCCCGTTTACAAGCCCAAAGTTTAGGTCAAGAAACAGAACAAAGGCAAACTATTGCGCGGTTAGAAGCACAATGGCAAGGTGACACGACTGCTCAACAGGCAACAATTAAAAGATTAGCAGCCGAATTAAAAAATGCTGAAGCCGAATTTGGTCGTTATCAGCAACTGTATTCCGAAGGTGCAATTTCCCTGTCTACCTTTGATAGTAAACGCTTGAGTGTAGATACCATCACCCAGCAGTTGAGCGAAGCCAAAGCCAATCTGAACCGCATAGATAGTACTGGTAGTAAACAAATTAGTGAAGCCAAGGCAGTTTTAGCTCGAATTACGGCAACAGGTAGCCAACAAGTCCAGTCAGCCGCAGGCAGCTTAAATAGTATTGCCGAAGTCCGCCCCGTGGATGTGCAAGCCGCGAAGGCAGAAATTGAGCGAGCAATTGCCGCCGCCAGCCAAGCCAAGGCAAACTTAGAGCAAGCTTATGTGCGATCGCCCCAAGATGGTGTAGTCTTCGATATTCATACACGTTCTGGTGAATTAGTATCTAGCGATGGCATCGTGGAAATTGGACAAACTAACCAGATGTATGCAGTCGTAGAAGTTTATCAAAGCGACGTTAGCAAAATTCGTCCACAACAAAAAGTGCAAATATCCAGCAACTCTCTCCCTGGCGAATTGTCTGGAACAGTAGATTGGATTGGCTGGAAAGTCCAACGCCAAAATGTCATCAACACAGATCCCAGCGAAAATATTGACTCTAGAGTCGTGGAAGTTCATGTGCAACTAGATGAAGCTTCCAGCAGCAAAGCCGCCAAATTTACCAATTTACAAGTCAAAGCGGTGATTGAACTATGA
- the devC gene encoding ABC transporter permease DevC yields the protein MTGMIQELQRRTPLGWLQLSHHKSRLLVALAGIAFADVLIFMQLGFQNALYDSNTRLNRALVADIILLSPQSRNMQNLATFSRRRLLQAADVPGVKSATAMYIGLLTWKNPQTRSKTSMQAIGFNPEQSALNIPGVQSQLDKIKLPDTFIFDRASRGEYQKVVQQLDAGKVVTTEVDKHTINLSGGFTLGASFGADGTLVSSDENFLRLFPKRQVGSINLGLINIQPGYDAQQVAAALKSHLESQDIKVLTRAEYIKFEEDYWKTESPIGFIFSLGVSMGVIVGVIIVYQVLSTDVNAHIKEYATFKAMGYRNSYLLGVIFEEAIILAVLGFIPGFIFPLGLYQLAATATNLPIYMTASRALFVLILTIMMCSLSGAIATRKLQSADPADMF from the coding sequence ATGACAGGAATGATCCAAGAACTGCAACGCCGCACACCTTTGGGATGGCTGCAACTCAGTCATCATAAAAGCCGCTTGTTAGTTGCTTTAGCTGGTATTGCCTTTGCTGATGTGCTGATTTTTATGCAGCTAGGTTTTCAGAATGCACTGTATGACAGCAACACCCGCCTGAATCGCGCCCTGGTTGCAGACATTATCTTGCTCAGTCCCCAAAGCCGGAATATGCAGAATTTAGCCACATTCTCTCGGCGGCGACTGTTGCAAGCCGCCGATGTACCAGGTGTGAAATCAGCTACAGCCATGTATATCGGTTTATTGACTTGGAAAAATCCCCAAACCCGCAGCAAAACTTCCATGCAAGCCATTGGCTTTAACCCGGAACAATCCGCCTTAAACATTCCCGGAGTTCAAAGCCAATTAGACAAAATTAAACTACCAGATACCTTCATTTTTGATCGCGCATCCAGAGGTGAATATCAAAAAGTTGTTCAGCAACTTGATGCAGGTAAAGTTGTAACCACAGAAGTAGATAAACACACGATTAATCTGAGTGGTGGATTTACATTAGGTGCATCATTTGGCGCTGATGGTACATTAGTTTCTAGTGATGAAAACTTTCTACGCTTATTTCCGAAACGACAAGTAGGCAGTATTAATCTCGGTTTAATTAATATTCAACCAGGTTATGATGCCCAACAAGTTGCAGCAGCATTAAAATCACATCTCGAAAGTCAAGATATCAAAGTATTAACCCGCGCAGAATACATCAAATTTGAAGAAGATTATTGGAAAACCGAAAGTCCCATTGGCTTTATCTTCAGTTTGGGTGTATCAATGGGTGTGATTGTGGGTGTGATTATTGTATATCAAGTCTTATCAACTGATGTGAATGCCCACATTAAAGAATATGCCACATTCAAAGCAATGGGCTATCGCAATTCCTACTTACTCGGAGTCATTTTTGAAGAAGCAATTATCTTAGCCGTCTTGGGGTTTATTCCTGGCTTCATCTTCCCATTAGGACTTTATCAATTAGCTGCCACGGCGACAAATCTACCCATATATATGACAGCAAGTCGGGCATTATTTGTGTTGATTTTAACAATAATGATGTGTAGTTTATCTGGAGCGATCGCCACTCGCAAACTCCAATCCGCCGACCCCGCCGATATGTTTTAA
- a CDS encoding DevA family ABC transporter ATP-binding protein — translation METNYSSKPVISIQNLDHYFGQGQLRKQVLFNINLTINAGEIIIMTGPSGSGKTTLLTLVGGLRSAQSGSLQVLNRELCHASSEELTQARRSNGYIFQAHNLHGSLTAIQNVRMGLEVHRGIAPQEMLTRSQAMLAAVGLEHRLNYYPDSLSGGQKQRVAIARALVNQPKIVLADEPTAALDKQSGRDVVELMQKLAKEQGCTILLVTHDNRILDIADRIIYMEDGHLVRDGVSAVAVEK, via the coding sequence ATGGAAACTAATTACTCCTCTAAACCTGTTATATCCATCCAAAATCTTGACCATTACTTTGGTCAAGGGCAACTGCGAAAACAAGTATTATTTAATATTAACCTCACCATTAACGCTGGTGAAATTATCATTATGACTGGCCCTTCGGGTTCTGGTAAAACTACATTATTAACCTTAGTAGGTGGCTTGCGTTCTGCCCAATCTGGTAGTTTACAAGTATTAAATCGAGAACTTTGTCATGCTAGTAGTGAGGAATTAACCCAAGCTCGACGCAGTAATGGATATATTTTCCAAGCTCATAACTTGCACGGTAGTTTAACAGCAATTCAGAATGTGCGTATGGGTTTAGAAGTGCATCGTGGAATTGCACCCCAAGAAATGCTGACACGTTCCCAAGCAATGTTAGCCGCAGTTGGGTTAGAACATCGCCTAAATTACTATCCTGATAGCCTTTCTGGTGGACAAAAACAACGGGTAGCGATCGCTCGTGCCTTAGTAAATCAGCCTAAAATAGTCTTGGCAGATGAACCAACAGCCGCCCTTGATAAACAATCTGGGCGCGATGTTGTGGAATTAATGCAAAAACTTGCTAAAGAGCAAGGCTGTACAATTTTGCTAGTCACCCACGATAACCGTATTTTAGATATTGCTGACCGAATTATTTACATGGAAGATGGACATCTGGTGAGAGATGGGGTGAGTGCTGTAGCTGTTGAGAAGTAA
- a CDS encoding type II toxin-antitoxin system RelE/ParE family toxin, with product MKVFWTETAIENLSAIYTYISQNSPQYAARIVDRITRRSEQIANFPLSGRIVPEFETEQIREVIEGSYRIIYYIKPEQIEVLAVIHGSQQF from the coding sequence GTGAAAGTTTTTTGGACAGAAACAGCTATAGAAAACTTATCAGCTATCTACACTTACATTTCCCAAAACTCACCACAATATGCAGCAAGGATAGTAGACCGAATTACCAGACGTTCGGAACAAATTGCTAATTTTCCTTTATCTGGCAGAATTGTGCCAGAGTTTGAAACTGAGCAGATTCGTGAAGTCATTGAAGGTTCATATAGAATTATTTATTACATTAAGCCTGAACAAATAGAGGTTTTGGCTGTTATACATGGCTCGCAGCAATTCTAG
- a CDS encoding tetratricopeptide repeat protein, with translation MQKIFISVLAACVYLTPLTVTLIAQPSWGETEIPQAQTAEKLLEQAIQKTQQEEYQQAIPILQQVLTMAQELKDQKLEATALLGLGFCYSALGEKQQALSFYNQALPLYRAVGDRSGEATTLNNIGLVYNDLGEKQQALSFYNQALPLYRAVGDHSGEATTLNNIGLVYNDLGEKQQALLFYNQALPLRRAVGDRAGEANSLNSIGGVYSDLGEKEKALSFYNQALPLIRVVGNRFGEATILNNIGGVYSDLGEKEKALSFYNQALPLRRAVGDRAGEANSLNNIGGVYSDLGEKEKALSFYNQALPLSRAVEDRSQEAVILNNIGLVYDALGQKQKALLFYNQSLPLRRAVGDRSGEARTLDNIGLVYSDLEEKEKALSFFNQALPLRRAVGDRSGEAITLNNIGLIYNALGEKEKALLFYNQALPLFRAVGYRAGEANTLNNIGGVYYDMGEKQKALDFFNKALSFYNQSLPLRRAVGDRSQEASTLSNRGILFQNTNRPSEAITDLEKSLQINLKLRRDLQQENRQKFLQQNDGSAIALVNVLIEQKKYDQAFTWVNLYSTADLADYNRLINAKVANPEAQKAIDKWNQKNQQLELQRQQLQKQFSEELAQKFRQLETQVNQEAAEISRKFPEAAELFETAPADIDKLKSSIPADTVVIQPVLLTGVKDIPNSLAIFILTNNKLKVIKTSIKPDEFDKTLTKYLEQLEKYKNSDFAENSVKLYDILIRPVEAEIQKLQPKQLSIIATGKLRYLPFETLYDIKTEQYLIEKYPVNYLTRISTSSLGSPKATTNQAPKVLAFGNPVPHHPQNLQGAETEVKEITNKLPGSEAYLHSKATLANFKSQALRFNFVHLATHGCFQDTDCTTLNLKNNSLLFADTQYNIADAAFLGLKGTQLLTLSACQTAKKIEDKGLGISGVAYIFERAGAKAVMAGLWSVDDKATRKLMVDFYANLQQGMTKGEALQKAKLQQIKRHPYYWSPFVIIGDAR, from the coding sequence ATGCAGAAAATTTTTATTAGTGTATTAGCTGCGTGTGTTTACCTAACACCTTTAACAGTGACACTCATCGCTCAACCCAGTTGGGGAGAAACGGAAATACCCCAAGCACAAACAGCCGAAAAACTACTAGAACAGGCTATACAAAAAACACAACAAGAAGAATATCAACAAGCTATCCCTATATTGCAGCAAGTTTTAACTATGGCACAAGAACTTAAAGACCAAAAACTAGAAGCAACTGCACTTTTGGGGCTTGGTTTTTGCTACTCCGCATTAGGAGAAAAGCAGCAGGCATTGTCATTTTACAACCAAGCTCTGCCCCTATATCGTGCCGTAGGCGATCGCTCAGGTGAAGCTACTACTCTCAATAACATTGGTTTAGTCTACAACGATTTAGGAGAAAAGCAGCAGGCATTGTCATTTTACAACCAAGCTCTGCCCCTATATCGTGCCGTAGGCGATCACTCAGGTGAAGCTACTACTCTCAATAACATTGGTTTAGTCTACAACGATTTAGGAGAAAAGCAGCAGGCATTGTTATTTTACAACCAAGCTCTGCCCCTCAGACGTGCCGTGGGCGATCGCGCTGGGGAAGCTAATAGTCTCAATAGCATTGGTGGAGTCTACTCAGATTTAGGAGAAAAGGAAAAAGCACTGTCATTTTACAACCAAGCTCTGCCACTAATTCGTGTAGTTGGCAATCGCTTTGGGGAAGCCACTATTCTTAATAACATTGGTGGAGTCTACTCAGATTTAGGAGAAAAGGAAAAAGCACTGTCATTTTACAACCAAGCTCTGCCCCTCAGACGCGCCGTGGGCGATCGCGCTGGGGAAGCTAATAGTCTCAATAACATTGGTGGAGTCTACTCAGATTTAGGAGAAAAGGAAAAAGCACTGTCATTTTACAACCAAGCTCTGCCACTATCGCGTGCAGTGGAAGATCGTTCTCAGGAAGCTGTTATTCTCAATAACATTGGTTTAGTCTACGACGCACTAGGACAAAAGCAAAAAGCCCTGTTATTTTACAACCAATCTCTGCCCCTCAGACGTGCCGTGGGCGATCGCTCTGGGGAAGCCAGAACTCTTGATAATATTGGTCTAGTTTACTCAGATTTAGAAGAAAAGGAGAAAGCACTGTCATTTTTTAACCAAGCTCTGCCCCTCAGACGTGCCGTGGGCGATCGCTCTGGAGAAGCCATTACTCTTAATAACATTGGTTTAATCTACAATGCTTTAGGAGAAAAGGAAAAAGCACTGTTATTTTATAATCAAGCTTTGCCCCTATTTCGTGCAGTAGGTTATCGCGCTGGAGAAGCTAATACTCTCAATAACATTGGTGGAGTTTACTATGATATGGGAGAAAAGCAGAAAGCACTGGATTTTTTCAACAAAGCACTGTCATTTTACAACCAATCTTTGCCCCTCAGACGTGCAGTGGGCGATCGCTCTCAGGAAGCTTCTACGTTGAGTAATAGAGGTATATTATTTCAAAACACAAATCGACCAAGTGAAGCCATTACTGATTTGGAAAAATCTCTGCAAATCAACTTAAAATTACGTCGTGATTTACAGCAAGAAAATCGCCAAAAGTTTTTACAGCAAAATGATGGGAGTGCAATAGCTTTAGTCAATGTCTTAATTGAGCAAAAGAAATATGATCAAGCTTTTACATGGGTTAACCTTTATAGCACTGCTGATTTAGCCGACTATAATCGTCTCATTAATGCCAAAGTTGCTAACCCCGAAGCACAAAAAGCTATTGATAAATGGAATCAAAAAAATCAACAACTAGAACTTCAACGACAACAACTGCAAAAACAGTTTTCTGAAGAGTTAGCGCAAAAATTTCGTCAATTAGAAACACAAGTCAATCAAGAAGCCGCAGAAATATCTCGCAAATTCCCCGAAGCTGCTGAACTCTTTGAAACCGCACCCGCAGATATTGACAAGCTTAAATCATCCATCCCTGCCGACACGGTAGTAATTCAACCCGTCTTGCTAACAGGTGTGAAAGATATCCCAAATTCTCTAGCAATATTTATTTTAACTAACAATAAGTTAAAAGTTATTAAAACATCAATCAAACCTGATGAATTTGATAAAACGCTCACCAAATATCTAGAGCAATTAGAAAAATACAAGAATTCGGACTTTGCAGAAAATAGCGTTAAATTATATGATATTCTCATTCGACCTGTAGAAGCTGAAATCCAGAAACTACAACCCAAGCAATTAAGCATCATTGCCACAGGTAAACTCCGCTATCTCCCCTTTGAAACCCTTTACGATATTAAAACTGAACAATATTTAATCGAGAAATATCCCGTCAATTATCTCACTCGCATTTCCACAAGCTCTTTAGGTTCACCAAAAGCAACCACAAACCAAGCACCAAAAGTCCTAGCCTTTGGTAATCCCGTACCTCATCATCCACAAAATTTGCAAGGTGCAGAAACAGAAGTTAAGGAAATCACGAATAAATTACCAGGAAGTGAAGCTTATCTTCATAGTAAAGCCACCCTGGCAAATTTCAAAAGTCAAGCCTTACGCTTTAATTTTGTCCATTTAGCAACTCACGGCTGCTTTCAAGATACAGACTGTACAACATTAAATTTAAAAAATAATTCATTGCTGTTTGCAGATACTCAATATAACATTGCTGATGCAGCATTTTTAGGTTTAAAAGGTACACAATTACTAACCCTGAGTGCTTGTCAAACTGCCAAAAAAATTGAGGATAAAGGCTTAGGCATTTCTGGCGTTGCTTATATATTTGAACGTGCAGGTGCTAAAGCAGTAATGGCGGGGTTGTGGTCAGTTGACGATAAAGCAACCCGAAAACTCATGGTTGATTTTTATGCAAATCTCCAGCAAGGTATGACTAAAGGCGAAGCATTACAAAAAGCCAAATTGCAGCAAATTAAACGTCATCCCTATTACTGGTCGCCATTTGTCATCATTGGCGACGCACGGTAA
- a CDS encoding BrnA antitoxin family protein: MNNPEEEHSGSYLLVIHSEPHPAFADANAPLPASGEGLGVGLKCTSSNREPLYTLQLRPRSHETVSLEIPKDTLESLKKIADSQDMSCEALLKFYIGQGLRQDIAKLFSHRVLEVTAQVLAQHIQSEAEISDILQEIRSQTNY, translated from the coding sequence ATGAATAACCCTGAAGAAGAACATAGCGGTTCTTACTTGCTTGTAATACACTCGGAACCCCACCCCGCATTTGCTGACGCAAACGCTCCCCTCCCCGCAAGCGGGGAGGGGTTGGGGGTGGGGTTGAAATGTACCTCATCCAACCGAGAACCGCTATATACATTACAACTGCGCCCACGCTCACATGAAACAGTATCTCTAGAAATCCCCAAGGATACTTTAGAATCTCTTAAAAAAATAGCCGACAGTCAAGATATGTCTTGTGAGGCATTACTTAAATTTTATATTGGGCAAGGTTTACGCCAAGATATAGCTAAATTATTTTCTCACCGAGTGTTAGAGGTGACTGCTCAAGTCTTAGCACAACATATTCAATCAGAAGCAGAAATTTCAGATATTTTACAAGAAATTCGCTCTCAAACTAATTATTAA
- a CDS encoding potassium channel protein has product MEHNTTTNPNFFLVCGLGNLGQYCVSVLKEFGVKVNAIEQVNTHTWEIAELPELIDKLVIGDCRQPKILEQAGIKHCRAILIVTSDERVNIATAFAARSLNPHVRLVIRSAQNNLNDLLQDSLGNFIAFEATQLPAHSLALAALGCETRGFFNLENHLLQVFAVSIHASHRWSHCCLSQINTSHRRVLIHITAGQPVPKGFYQWKPDAKVLPGDSIFYIEVSENLKTSPKQMNSFGQFWHEMVTEISWQNLRHKLTQFWEDSSQTRRVALVGALLLVSLFLLGTLLFKAQYPDLSWQDALNVALVLSLGGYGDVFGGQQKISFPLTWWLHLFSITTSVTSTLFVGILYALMTERVLSARFQFSKRRPRIPKADHVVLVGMGRVGRSVAQLLQELKQPLVGVNTKDLESGMLPQMPLVVGHLNHVLTKVNLSTAKSVVVVTDDEVTNLEIALKARTVNPKANLVIRTFDPCFSENIGLLLPHARIMGVYALAAEAFAGAAFGENILNLFRLHNQTILVTEYQIEADDTLNGKLIGDIAYGYRVVPIFHLRAKQHTPKFMPADDIKLIVGDRLVVLATIEGLQAVERGTIKPGHCLVRVEKTISAEATFEGAAIISRVTGCDMHLARTLMNQLPATLQHPLYLHQAHRLVQELSKSQVSAHLE; this is encoded by the coding sequence ATGGAACACAATACAACAACAAATCCGAACTTTTTCTTGGTGTGTGGACTGGGAAATTTAGGACAATATTGTGTATCTGTACTGAAGGAGTTTGGTGTTAAGGTCAATGCCATTGAACAGGTAAATACTCACACTTGGGAAATTGCAGAATTACCAGAGTTAATCGATAAGTTGGTGATTGGTGATTGTCGGCAACCGAAAATATTAGAACAAGCAGGGATAAAACATTGTCGGGCAATTTTGATTGTAACAAGTGATGAGCGAGTGAATATAGCGACGGCATTTGCGGCGCGATCGCTTAATCCTCATGTACGTTTAGTTATCCGTTCCGCCCAAAATAATCTCAACGATTTACTCCAAGACAGTTTGGGTAACTTTATCGCCTTTGAAGCCACCCAATTACCAGCCCACAGTTTAGCCTTAGCCGCATTAGGCTGTGAAACCAGAGGATTTTTTAATTTAGAAAACCATTTACTCCAAGTTTTTGCAGTCTCTATCCATGCTTCCCATCGCTGGAGTCATTGTTGTCTTTCGCAAATTAACACTAGCCATCGCCGCGTACTTATCCACATCACAGCCGGTCAACCAGTCCCCAAAGGTTTCTATCAATGGAAACCAGATGCAAAAGTTCTCCCTGGAGACTCTATCTTTTACATTGAAGTCAGCGAAAATCTCAAGACTTCCCCAAAACAAATGAACAGCTTTGGGCAATTTTGGCATGAAATGGTGACAGAAATATCATGGCAAAATCTCCGCCACAAATTAACGCAGTTTTGGGAAGACAGTAGTCAAACCCGCCGCGTCGCTTTAGTTGGGGCATTATTGTTAGTGAGTTTATTCTTGTTAGGAACACTGCTTTTCAAAGCACAGTATCCTGACCTTTCTTGGCAAGATGCGCTAAATGTAGCTTTGGTATTGAGTCTCGGCGGTTACGGTGATGTGTTTGGGGGACAACAAAAAATATCTTTTCCCCTGACATGGTGGCTGCATCTATTTAGTATTACCACGAGTGTCACTAGTACACTGTTTGTTGGTATTCTCTATGCCTTAATGACGGAACGTGTCTTATCTGCAAGATTTCAGTTTTCTAAACGTCGTCCCCGCATCCCCAAAGCTGACCATGTAGTATTAGTGGGGATGGGGAGAGTTGGTCGGAGTGTCGCCCAGTTGTTGCAAGAACTCAAACAACCCTTGGTAGGCGTAAATACCAAAGACCTGGAATCAGGAATGTTACCCCAAATGCCTTTAGTTGTGGGACATCTCAACCATGTTTTAACAAAAGTCAATCTTTCAACAGCAAAAAGTGTTGTGGTTGTCACCGATGATGAAGTGACAAATTTGGAAATTGCGTTAAAAGCACGCACTGTCAACCCAAAAGCTAACTTAGTTATTCGTACCTTTGACCCTTGTTTTAGCGAAAATATCGGACTGCTGCTACCTCACGCCAGAATTATGGGAGTTTACGCCTTAGCCGCCGAAGCATTTGCGGGTGCAGCATTTGGGGAAAATATTTTAAATTTATTTCGTTTGCATAACCAAACAATATTAGTTACCGAATATCAAATTGAAGCTGATGACACCCTCAATGGCAAATTAATCGGTGATATCGCCTATGGTTATCGAGTAGTACCAATTTTTCATCTGAGAGCTAAACAGCATACACCCAAGTTTATGCCTGCTGATGATATCAAATTAATTGTAGGCGATCGCTTGGTCGTCTTAGCCACCATCGAAGGACTGCAAGCCGTCGAACGCGGAACCATCAAACCCGGACACTGCTTAGTGCGAGTCGAAAAAACAATTTCCGCAGAAGCCACATTTGAAGGCGCAGCCATAATTTCACGAGTTACTGGTTGTGATATGCACTTAGCCAGAACTTTAATGAATCAATTACCAGCCACTCTCCAACATCCCCTATACTTGCACCAAGCACATCGTTTAGTGCAGGAGTTGAGTAAATCCCAGGTTTCGGCTCATCTTGAATAG